A genomic region of Elaeis guineensis isolate ETL-2024a chromosome 9, EG11, whole genome shotgun sequence contains the following coding sequences:
- the LOC105051556 gene encoding LOW QUALITY PROTEIN: GDSL esterase/lipase ACHE (The sequence of the model RefSeq protein was modified relative to this genomic sequence to represent the inferred CDS: inserted 2 bases in 2 codons) has translation MKLSLLLPGSLSLQLVLLXSVPVLSSPCHFPAVINLGDSNSDTGAFSAVFVPLRTPYGETFFRMPAGRYSDGRLIIDFIAESFGLRYLSAYLDSLGANFSHGANFASAAATIVPPLSQAGYSPLSLDVQLDEFLQFKSRSRIIYKRGGFYSKLMPRKEYFSQALYTFDIGQNDITAFAFANISANDYIPNALNMFSSVIKSIYEAGGRSFWIHNTGPLGCLAYVLLRKPPTEQQLDSAGCAILYNDLAHQFNRMLNETVIQLRKDLPLAAITLVDIYSAKYKLISEGTKYGFEHPLRXCCGYGGGEYNFDFFVRCSNTGKVNGTTVLLGKSCKDPSKSIIWDGVHYTEAANRWVFDQIKGGAFSDPPVPLSMACHREKP, from the exons ATGaagctctctcttcttcttcccggtTCCCTATCACTTCAGCTTGTTCTAC CTTCAGTCCCAGTCTTATCCTCTCCATGCCATTTCCCTGCCGTTATCAATCTGGGTGACTCAAATTCAGATACAGGTGCATTCTCAGCTGTCTTCGTCCCGCTCCGAACACCGTATGGCGAGACCTTCTTCAGGATGCCTGCAGGCAGATACTCAGATGGCCGCCTTATCATCGACTTCATCG CTGAAAGCTTTGGATTGCGTTACCTCAGTGCCTACCTTGATTCATTGGGTGCGAATTTCTCGCATGGTGCTAATTTTGCATCCGCAGCAGCTACAATTGTGCCACCCCTTTCTCAGGCTGGCTACAGTCCCTTATCCTTAGATGTGCAGCTGGATGAGTTCTTGCAGTTCAAATCCCGGTCTCGAATTATATACAAAAGAG GAGGATTTTACAGCAAATTGATGCCCAGAAAGGAGTACTTCTCTCAAGCACTGTATACATTCGACATCGGTCAGAATGACATCACGGCCTTCGCTTTTGCTAACATTTCGGCGAATGATTACATCCCAAATGCTTTGAATATGTTCTCGTCGGTGATAAAG AGCATCTATGAGGCAGGAGGGAGGTCATTCTGGATCCACAACACAGGTCCTCTGGGCTGCCTTGCTTATGTTTTGCTGCGAAAGCCTCCCACAGAACAACAGTTGGACTCTGCTGGCTGTGCTATTCTTTACAATGACTTAGCCCACCAATTTAACAGGATGCTCAATGAAACAGTAATCCAGCTAAGGAAGGATCTTCCTCTTGCAGCAATCACATTAGTCGACATATACTCCGCCAAGTACAAGCTCATAAGTGAAGGCACAAAGTATG GATTTGAGCACCCACTTA CTTGCTGTGGATATGGTGGTGGTGAGTACAACTTTGATTTCTTTGTGAGGTGCAGCAATACAGGTAAGGTGAATGGTACTACTGTTCTGCTTGGCAAGTCATGCAAGGATCCCTCAAAAAGCATTATTTGGGATGGAGTTCATTACACAGAGGCTGCAAACAGGTGGgtgtttgatcagatcaaaggtGGGGCATTTTCAGATCCTCCTGTTCCATTGAGCATGGCATGTCACAGGGAGAAGCCATGA